The sequence below is a genomic window from Polaribacter vadi.
AGCTGCTTGAATATTTTGAGTAGCATCTGTATCTTGATTTGGTACAAATATTTTTGCTTTAACAGTTGGAATTGCAACTTCTGAAGCTTGATAACCAGCAAATGAAAAATCTGGAATTTTATTGCCTAAATTATCTGAAACATAAGAAATACTTCCATTTTTATTTTTAACAAGATCTGGAATTTTTTGCTGAGAAAAAATGTGAGAAATGCAAAAACAGAAAGCTAGTATAATAAAACATTGCTCTCTGTATAATGTAAAAAATTTAAATTGTAAGTAATTAATAGTCAACCTTATTGCTTTAAGTTTTCATTTATTCTAACAAACCGTTTGATAATTTAGTTAACGTATCTGTATTGTTTTCTGTTTTGGTCCAATCTATTTTTTGTAAAGGATTGATACCATTGATATACTTTTCGATGTTTGTATATCCATCTCCATTTAAATCTTTATTTGCATCAGTTGGGTCTTTTGGATCTAATCCAAACTTTTTTTCCCATTTATCTGGGATACCATCTCCATCAGAATCTTTATAAGGTTTCCCTTGATATTTTGGATAACCACCTACTTGATCTGGATGCGTTATAATTCCTTTTTTATAAGAATCTGCAGGTAGTCTTCTTTTAATAAATTCTTTACCAATAGTATTCTCTAAACCTTCTTTATAAGTAATCTTTCCTGTTCTTACGTATGTAATTACACGCTCATCTACTGCATCACGTTTTGGCAATGTAGCACCAGCATTATTTAGCACAAAATTATATGCTTCTTGAGCATCCATAATTGATACATGAGCCATTGGAAATGGTTTATCTTGTTTTATAAGTTCTAAATAATCTTTGGCATTTTTATTGCTTCCTAGTTGAATTCCTCCATTCCAGTTATTAGCTGTTACTTCTGGAGAACCTGCTACATAATTTCCGTTAACATAAGCACGCCCGTAAGCTTTTGGTTCCATATAACCTGTTTCTGGTTTTAGAATTCTGTAACGGATAGGCTTATCTTCTGGTGTCATTGGTCCTGGTTTGTAGTAATTATTTATGATGTTAAACATAGAACGATAATCGCCTCCATCTACAGAACGATTCCACCAATTAAATAAAACATTATTCACTAAATTAAAACTACCAAACATACCAACAGATGGATTTCTAGATATATTATTTGCCCATAGATTTCTTGTAAAAGTACTATTTAAACCACCTATAGTACTACCAAAGGCATGATTATAAGTATCTAAACCTTCTGAAGAAATACTGTTTTGTATGGTAACATTTACTGCTGGTAATTTTTCTAATTTCGATTTGGAATTTGCTCTAAACTGATGTCTATATAAAGATATGTTTTCATCTAAACCCCAACTTATAGAGCAATGATCTATAATAACATTACCAATAACATTGCCTCCTAAACCATCATCTCTTCTTGTAACATCTGTTGCTCCACGTCTAAAACGCATATGCCGAATAATGATATCATGTGTATCTAATAATACTGATTCTCCAGCTATGCAAATACCATCTCCTGGAGCAGTTTGACCTGCAATAGTAATATAAGGAGCTCTAACACTAATCGGTTTTTTTAAATGAATAATGCCAGATACATTAAACACAATAGTTCTTGCTCCAACAGCTTCACAAGCTTCCCTAAATGTGCCTTTTCCTGAATCTTCTAAACTTGTTACTACAAATATTTTTCCACCACGTCCACCAGGAGTAAATGCAGCACCTCCTTCTGCTCCAGGAAAAGCAGGAATTTCTGCTTTTATCAAATCTCCAGGATATGCAGCCCAAGGAATGTATGGTCTACCATTTTTAGCTTCCTCTAAAATAATGTCATAATTATCTTCCCAGATTTTTTGTAGTCTTACATTTTCTTTTGCTAAAATTGAATCTGTTTTTGCCTGAAGTTCATGAGGGATTTCTGGGTATTGTGCGAACGACATTTGATAAACCAAGCATAAGATTGTAAAAACGAAACCTTTTTGAAATTGTTTATGTGTTAAATTTTGCATTTTAATACTATTTTAGCTTTTTTAATCTAGTTAGATTCTTTCTTTTTACGAGCTTCAATACGCTGGTACCAGCCATCTCTTTCTTTTTCTAAATCGTACCCTTTTGCAGATAAATAATTATTTATTCTTCCTTTATATTTTCCAAACCAAGCATGTTTTTCTTTAGAGGAACCTGCATCCATTGCATGTTCTCTTGCTTCTACTAGGTTGTCATAAATATATATTTTTTGCTCATCGGTTAAACTAGGAATCATATCTTTAAAAGCAAAAAAAGTTTTAGGCACTACTCCATAGGTCATACCATCTTTTACTGCATCAACTTTATCGTTAGATAAATTAGCCGATAATTGTTTTAAATAAGACTTATGTAATTTATTTAACAACTTATCTGCTTTCGCATTTATCTTTTCAATCTTAGACTTTTGCTTTTCTCCTGATATATTTAATTTTTTTACAGCTTCAATTTTCGCATCTTTTTCATCATGAATTTTACTTAAATTCTGATATTGTTTTGCAATAATCTGGGTAATTAATTCTGATTTATTTTTATCTGATATCTCTAAATTATCAACAATTTTTGACGCTCTTTTTTCTGTAACCTTTATGTATTCTGGGTCTAAATATTGCTGCGCATTTATGCTAATTGTAAATAATACAATTAATATAAAACTTAAACTTTCTTTTTTGATAAACATGATTTTATTTTAAAAGTGGACTTGTTAATGTTTCTTTATTATTTTTTAAATCTTTCCAGTCTACCTTTGCTTTAGGATTTATTCCATTGATGTAATCTTCTATATTCGTATAACCATCATTATTTTGGTCTCCTTTTGCATCTGAAGCATCATTTGGATTTAATCCATTAATTTTTTCCCAAGCATCTGGTATACCATCTTTATCTGAATCTTTATAAGGTGTTCCTTTATATTCTGGGTAACCACCAACTTGTGCAATATCTGTTATAATTCCTTGTTTGTAAGAATCTTTAGGTAAACGTCTATGTTTAAAATGATAAAAAGAATCTGGATCTAAACCTTTTACATATTCTGGCACACCCGTTTTTACTGTTCTTGCAATTCTTGTATCTACTACATCTCTCATTGGCAAAGTAGCTCCTGCATTTGCGATAACAAAGTCATAAGCGTCATTAGCAGTCATAATATTTCTAAACCAAGGCATTGGAAATGGTTTTGATGCATTCATATAATCAAAATATGGTTTTGCTCCTTTAAAATCTAAAAGTTCACCGTTTTTACCTTCAATTTGTACACCACCTGCCCAATTATCTTTAGTGATTTTAGAGTTATTTTCTACAACATTACCTCTAACATAAGCTCTTCCATAAACCATTGTATCTAATTTACTTCTACCAGCTTCTGGTTTTAAAATACGGTAACTAATAGCTTCATCCTTTGGTGTAAGCGGTCCTGGTTTGTAAAAATTATTGATAATATTATATTTTGCTGTATAATCCCCACCATCTACTGAACGATGCACCCAATTAAACATCACATTGTTAACAAAGTTAAAAATACCATTCCATCCTATAGATGGATTTCTACCAGCATTGTTTGCCCACATATTTCTAATAAATGCACAATTTTCTCCACCCAAAGTACTTCCAAAAGCATGGTTATACGTATCTAATGCTTCACCAAATAAACTATTTTGAATCGTAATATTTACAGTAGGTTTCTTCTCATCTTTATAAGTGGCACCTGGACTGTACATGTGTCTATAAATCGACATATTTTCGTCTAGTCCCCAGGTTGCTGATATATGATCTAACATAATATTCCCAACAGGATTTCCTCCAATTGCATCATCTCTTCTACCTACAAAAGTATCACCTCTACGAAAACGCATATGACGAATTACAACATCATGAGTATCTATCCAAACAGTTTCTCCTGCTACGCAAACTCCATCTCCAGGAGCTGTTTGACCTGCAATTGTAATGTAAGGCGCTCTTATAATTAAAGGTGTTTTTAATTTGATAATACCTGCAACATTAAAAACAATAATACGTGCACCGCCTTTTTCGCAAGCTTCTCTTAATGAGCCTGGTCCATCATCTGCTAAACTAGTAACTGTGTAGACATTTCCTCCACGTCCACCAAAAGTATACATACCTCCACCTTCAGCTCCTGGAAATGCTGGTATTTCTGCTTGTGGTAAATCTGTTGGTCTACTTGCCCAAGGAATATATGGTTTCCCTTCTCTAGCTTCTTTTTGAACTATTATTTTTGCTTTTTCCCAGGCTTCATCAGAATGTCTATAAGCCTCATCCTTAATTGCTTTTTCTTTTTGTCTATCTTCATCTGTTAATTTTGGATATTGTGCATTTGCATTAAATATTCCAAGAAATAAAATGAATAATGTGTAATAAATTGTGTTCTTCATTATAATTAGGTTTTACTTTTATAATTTATTTACAAATTGTATACCACAATAAGTATATTTTAAAATCTTTACTTTTCTTAATCAGCTAAAATTATTTAAAAAAAATACCTGCACTAAAATAAAAGCAGGTATTTTAATTTAAATAATAATATAAATTAATCCAAAGGATTAAAGGTACCGCCCCAACCTTGCGTTTGTTCTAAATATGGTGCTGTGTTTAATAAATTTTGGTAAATACCAAAGAAATAATATTCATTATACCATTTAAAATTAAAATCCGTTTGATCTACGTTATCTCTAACTGTAACTTCAAAGTGATTGTCATATAAATAATCTACATATTCTTCATATGTTGTAATTCCGTTTGGATATGTAGTAGCATCTCTATTAATAATTGGTGCACTTGGCCCTTTAAGAGGATCTGTTCCTCTACCGTTTTCATAAATTGTATTCTCGTCTAATTTTACGAACGTATAATACCCTTGTCTTCTAGAGCCTTCTATAGGTGTTTGATTTAATCGTGAACAAGTTCCATAATCATTATTGTAAAGTAACCATCTTCTTAAATCATGAAAACGTTTATTCTCATAAGCAAACTCAACTTTTCTTTCATTAATTGATGCTGCAAAAAGCTGATCTCTTGATGTAGCAGTTGCTAAACCATAATCTCCATCATTATTTGTTACTCCTGCTCTTGCTCTTATTGATTTTAAATATTCTTTTCCTTCAGGTAGTTTATTTATTCCTATTGCAGATTCTGCTAAATTTAATATTACTTCTGCAAAACGAATTTCCATATATTGATTGCCATTGTTTTGGAATGAATTAATATTGGAAGAATTACTGTTTGTAAATTTTCTTAAAAAAATACCAGTACCATCTCTTTGATTATTTGTTTCTATAGTGGGCTTACCTGGTTCCGCTGCTAATGGATACCAATAATATTCCCAATGCTTATAATTTGGATTTTGTGCATAAGGCCATATGCTTCCATTATAAGCAAAAGTATTGTAAAAACGAGGATCTCTATTTCTATAAAATTGATTTAGATTTCCATTAGGATTATATGGTGTGCCATCAGCCATTGGAAATGCATCCATAATATTTTTAGTTGGATGAATACCTCCATTACCACCTTGATCTCTAGTACGAGATTGATACTCTGTATAGTTGTTTTTTTGGAATTCTCCAGAATTTGAAGCAAACTCGTTAAATCTATACCCAAAAACAGCTTCTGGAGTATTTAAATTGAACCACATGTTTTTCCAATCTGAATCTAAACTATTTCCTGAAGCAATACACTTATTATAAGCTGCTAAATTTGCATCGTAAGCACGTTGCCATCTTGATTGATCATCAGTTCTATTAAACATAGGACTTGCCCATGTTAATAAAACTCTCCCTTTTAAAGCTGCTGCTGCTGCTGCTGTAATTCTACCTGCATCATTTTGCGTGTATGGTCTTCCGTTTTCAAGAAGAGTTTGAGACATTTCTAAATCTGCTACAATTTGATCTATAACTTCACTAGAAGTACTTCTTGGTGTTTGATTTTCTGAATCATCTACATTACTAGGTTGAGGTTCTAATATTAATGGAACACCACCATATAACCTAACCAATTCAAAATATTGCCATGCTCTCCAAAAATAAAACTGCCCTTTTACTTGATCTTTAAAATCTTCATCAAGACCTGAGTACTCATCAACATTACTCAAATATAAATTACAATACCTAATTCTTGTCCAAGTGTTATTTGTAACACTTGCTCTAATTGCTTGCCCAATTGAAAATAAACAATGATTATTTAATGGTGAAATATCTGGGTATTCTCTATTTAAATCAGTTTGTCCAGCTATTTCATCTGATGACTTTGTAAATAAATCTGCGGTAGAATGTTCTACTGCTGCTCTAGACCACATTGCCATATTAGAATTTCTATCTGGTAACATTAAATAATACAAATGATCTAAATATGCTTTTGATAATTCTTCATATTGATATACCTCTACATTAACACTAGAAAAATCTCTTTTTTCTTCAATAAAATCTGCACTACAACTACAAATAAAGACTGCAGTTAAAAGAGTAACTAAAATTTTAATATTTATATATTTCATAATAAAATACTTTTAATAAAATTAAAAACCAACATTTACACCCAATGAAAATGTTCTAAGATTTGGATAACTATCATATGATCCTGTTGGTGGTAATCCGAATTTTTTATACGGATTGTATAAAATAAATGGGTTTATAGCCACAAAATTAAATCTAAAGGCACTTATACCCATTTTATCTGTAATTTTTTTAGGTATCGTATATCCCACATTAATATTTCTCATAACCAAGCTAAAGCTGCTTACTTGCCAAAATTTTGAGCTTACAGTATTTATACCTCCTTCACTATTTGGGGAACCTCTATTAATAGATTCTGAAAGATTTGGAATGCTTCCTGTTGGGTTTAAAACTGGGTGATACATATCTGCCCAAAAAGCAGGTCTATTTTCATAATTTCCACCAATTACATAAGAGTCAAAACTATCTTTTGCTCTACCAATTTCTCTATAACCTCCCCAATTTGCGGTTAAAACAGTACTTAAACTTAATCCTTTATAAGACATTTTAATTACTGAAGAAAATCCTTGAGGACCTCTTGCTGGTTTTTGTAATTGAATTTGGTCATATTGATCAATAACTCCATCTTTTTCTGCAAATGTTCTTGTTTCTGGATCCCAAGCACCTCTTACATCTCTATAATACAACATACCTGGTTTAAGTTGATCTGAATCTATATCAAATACTTTTGTAACTCCAGTCTCTGCAATATACTTATCAATATCATCTTGAGTTTTAAACATCCCTAAATTATCATATCCCCAAACTCCTCTATCTCCTCCAGGTTGTTTAGATTGCCAAGGAAACCAAAAATCTGGATTGGCAAAATTACCTTTTATTAATTCATACCTAGACCAACCTGTATTTAAGTTAACTCCATAACTAAAATCATCTCCAATAGTATCATCCCAGCTTATACCTACTTCTGAACCCCATCTATCCCATCTTCCTGAATTTGATGGTGCTGTAGACCCACCAACCGTAAAAGGAACTCCCGCAGTTAAGTCTACTAATTGCTCAGTACCGACATTATAATAATTCTCAATTGTTGTAGACAATCTATTGTCTAAAAATCTTGCTTCAATACCAAGGTTTCTTTTTAATTCCTTACTCCATCTAACATCTCTATTCGCTTGACCATTATCTTCTAAACCAACTGATAATGTAGAGTCGTCTCCAAAAATAGCACCCTCACCATCTTGGAATTGAAAAGTTTGACGCCATTTCCATGGTCTAATATCATCATTCCCAGCTAAACCAACAGAACCTCTAATTTTTAAATAATCAATTACATTAGATTTAAAGAAACTCTCTTTTGAAACTATCCATCCACCAGAAATAGAGTAAAAAGTACCCCAATAATTTTCAGGTGCAAATTTTGCCGAAGCATCAGATCTAAATAAAATTTCTACAAAATACTTATTATCATAATTATAATTTAGCCTACCAATATAACCTAAATCACCAGATTCAGATTTTTTATTTGTTGAGTTATTTTGGTCAAAATCTCCAGTCGTTTGAAGTAAATTTCCATTAAAGTACTCTGGAATACCAAATTTAATTACACGAAGTTCGTTAAGTTGTCTTTCAGCTCTTTCTACTGCAAATAAACCTGAAAAACTATGGTTTCCAAAATCTTTATCATACGAAGCTTGAAAACGAGCCTGTTCATTTTTACTTTTACCATAATCAATTAATATTCTATCACTATTTACAACTTCTTGCGTTAATCTAACAGAATTTGTACCTAAAGGCCCTGAACCATCTTCATAAACAATATAAGTTTGCCCTTGCGTAGTAGTTGTAAGTTGATCTGCTCCAAAAAATTGGTATAAATTATAAACACTTCCTTTTTGATCTCCTCTATTACTAGCCTGCTGTCTAGAATAATTAAGATTAAATTTCAATCCTTCTATAAAAGGTACTTCATACGTTAAATTTATATTGGTTGTAATGTTATTACTCGATGTTTGAGCTAGATTATTTAATCTTAATAACTCACCATAATGAAATTGAAACAACTCATCTCCTCCATCAGAACCATTTAGTACTGCAGGTAGACCATTTACATACATAGGCATAAAAGGTGTTCTATTTTGTAATTGCCTATAATCATCTTCACCAGATTGAGCTCCAATAGAACTTGCTGTTCTACTTACATCAGTAAAATATCCTGAAACTTGAAAACCAACCTTTAAACTTTTTCCTAAATTCACGTTTGAACCAGCTCTAAAGGACCAACGATCGTAATTTAAAGAGCCTAAGTTACCATCTTGTGTATAGTAAGAAATACCTCCAAAATAAGTTGCATCTTCTGTACCTCCAGATAAATTTAAATTATGTCTCTGAGTTCCTGCAGAAGACCAATATTCATCTAAAGCATTATACTTTATCGTTTTAAAATGCTCCAATTCTACTGGAGAAAAGAAATATTGACTATTAGGGTATGGATCTGAAGGATCATAAGAATTACCAATATTACCTATTGGGTTAATACTATTTAAAATATTAAATGTTTTACCATACTCGTAGGCATTTAAAACTTTTGGTCTATAATTCTCATCTGAAATAGAAAAATTACCACTGTAAGAAAACTTTGCAGGCCCTTTTTTACCTTGTTTTGTTGTAACCAAAACTACACCTTGAGAAGCTCTAGAACCATAAATAGCCGCTGCTGCATCCTTCAAGAAAGAAATACTTTCTACTTGTGAAGCATCTAAGTTATTAAACTGAGTAGGATCACTAAAACCTGTATTAGGATCTATCTGAACTACACCATCAATAACATACAAAGGATCAGTAGCTCCAAGTGCAGTAGCATACTTAGACCTAGCTGTTTCACCTGTAAGTGGACTTCTAATACTGATTCTAGCAGAAACACCAGGTCTAGATTCACCCCCAGTCACACTAACCCCTAAAACACGTCCAACAAGTGCAGAAGCTAAATTACCAACAGGTAAATCTTCTACTTCATCACCTTTAATACTAGAAACAGCACCTGTAATAGCTTCTTTTCTTTGAGAACCATAACCTACTACAATTATTTCATTTAAAGATTGTGCATCTTCTTTTAATACTATTCTAAAAGTTGTTTTATCTCCTATTGGGTATTCGTCTTTTTTCATCCCTAATAAAGAAAAAACTAAGATAGCTTTAGGTTTTACTGAAAGAGTAAAGTTTCCGTCAAAATCTGTTGCAACAGCGTTTGATGTTCCTTTTTCAATAACATAAACTCCAGGCAAAGTAACACCTGCCTCATCAATGACAGTCCCTGTAACAGTTATTTTACCACCAGTATTTTGTGCTAGTACAGAGAAATTTAACATACTAACAAAAAACACAATACATGTCTTTATAAATATTTTATTCATACTTATTTATTTAGTTTACAATCATTTAAAATAATAGGTGAACAAATTGTATCTTTTTAAGATTATAAATTGATTGATTTCAGAGTGCTAATATTGTCAATTTAAGGATAATTAAATGCTATTTTTGAACGGCGACCAATTTTATAAATCTCTTATATTTTATTTACAGAACTTTGACATTATGATAATAAATATACCTCTTTACTATCAATTACAAATTTAATCATTGCTATTATTTTTATATATTTAAAATAATACCTTGATATTCAATACAAGTTAATAAAATATATTAATACAAATAAAATATGATAAACGGTATTATTACACCTATGGTTACCCCACTTTTATCTGATAATTTATCATTAGATTTAATTGGCACTAAAAAACTAATTGAACATATTATTTCTGGTGGTGTGCATGGATTATTTATTCTTGGAACAACTGGTGAAGCTACGAATTTAAGCTATAAAACAAGAATAGAACTTATTATTGAAAGTTGTAAAATTGTAAATAATAGAATTCCCGTATTTGTTGGTATTACAGATACTTCTATAGAAGAAAGTATAAAACTTGCCTCTATTTCTAAAGAAGCAGGAGCTACAGCTGTTGTGGCTGCACCTCCATACTATTATAGACTTGGACAAATCGAACTTTATAAATATTATTGGAATTTAGCAGACCAAGTATCTTTGCCTCTTTACTTATATAACATGCCATCACATACCAAAACAAATATTGATATTGATACGACGCTTAAACTTTCTGAGCATCCCAATATTATTGGTTTAAAAGATAGTTCAGCCAATACCGTTTATTTTCAAAAACTTTGTCATTTATTTAAAAATAAAGATTTTTGTTTATTAGTAGGTCCTGAAGAAGTTACTTCTGAAACTGTTTTAATGGGCGGAAATGGTGGCGTAAATGGTGGGTCTAATATGTTTCCAAAACTATATGTAGAGCTTTACAAAGCAACAAATGCAAAAGATTTTAAAAGAATTGATGAACTTCAACATTTGGTAATGGAAATATCTACCAAAATTTATAGCTTAGGTTCTTTTGGCTCAAGTTATTTAAAAGGAATGAAAGGAGGTTTAGCAGCTTTAGGAATTATCGAAACAAATATTGCTCCACCATTTCATTCTTTTGAAGAAAAAGAAATGAAACTTGTTAGAGAAAATATAGAGAAAATAAAAGTAGAACTTGACAAAATTCTTAAATAATTAGTAGTTAAATATAACCACCAATGAACACTATAGATATTATTGTATTCTTTATTTATATAGGAGGAATTGCTCTTTTTGGTGGTTCTTTTTTTAAAAAGAACAAAACTTCGTCTTCTTATACCTTAGGAAATAAAGATATTCCTAGTTGGGTGGTTACCATGTCTATTTTTGCAACTTTTGTAAGTAGTATTAGCTATTTGGCATTACCAGGAAATGCGTTTCAATCTAATTGGAATGCCTTGGTTTTTAGTTTATCATTGCCTATTGCTACCCTAATTGCTGTTAAATATTTTGTTCCATTATATCGAAAAATAAACAGCCCTTCTGCATATACTTTTATGGAGCAGCGTTTTGGAGCTTGGGCAAGAATTTATGTATCCCTTTGTTATTTATTAACGCAGTTGATGCGTATAGGAACCATCTTGTACTTATTAGCTTTAACTCTTAATGCTATTACAGGTTGGGATATTACTACTGTTATTGTTTTTACAGGACTAATTGTAGCAGTTTATTCGATGTTAGGAGGTATTACAGCTGTACTTTGGACGGATGCTATACAAGGCATTATTCTAATTATTGGTGCTTTTGTTTGCATTGGGTTTATATTTTATAACTTACCTGAAGGACCTTCTCAAATATTTAATATTGCTGCTGAGAATGATAAATTTAGCTTAGGAAGTTTTGATTTAGATTTTAGTAAACCTACATTTTGGGTAGTTTTAATTTATGGTGTTTTTATAAATCTTCAAAATTACGGAATTGACCAAAATTATGTGCAACGTTATATGGTTTTAAAATCAGATAAAGAAGCACAACGTTCTGCTTTAATTGGTGGTTTAATTTACTTACCAATTTCTGCACTTTTCTTATTTATTGGTACATCGCTTTTTGCTTATTATAATTCTGTTGAAGTATTACCTGAAGCTCTGCAGGATATTAGTAAAGCTGACCGTGTTTTTCCTCATTTTATAGTTAATGCATTACCCCCAGGATTAACTGGCTTAATGATTGCCTCGATTTTTGCGGCAGGCATGAGTACCATTTCTACAAGTTTTAATAGTTCTGCTACCGTGTTTTTAACAGACTATTATAACAAATATTTTAAACAAGATGCTTCAGATAAAAAACGTATGCAAG
It includes:
- a CDS encoding sodium:solute symporter, which gives rise to MNTIDIIVFFIYIGGIALFGGSFFKKNKTSSSYTLGNKDIPSWVVTMSIFATFVSSISYLALPGNAFQSNWNALVFSLSLPIATLIAVKYFVPLYRKINSPSAYTFMEQRFGAWARIYVSLCYLLTQLMRIGTILYLLALTLNAITGWDITTVIVFTGLIVAVYSMLGGITAVLWTDAIQGIILIIGAFVCIGFIFYNLPEGPSQIFNIAAENDKFSLGSFDLDFSKPTFWVVLIYGVFINLQNYGIDQNYVQRYMVLKSDKEAQRSALIGGLIYLPISALFLFIGTSLFAYYNSVEVLPEALQDISKADRVFPHFIVNALPPGLTGLMIASIFAAGMSTISTSFNSSATVFLTDYYNKYFKQDASDKKRMQVLYISSFIISIIGIAIAIAMINVKSALDAWWKLSSIFSGGMLGLFLLGIFSKTKNVTGAIIGMITGILIILWLTFSEVIFGPDSIGASFHTYLTIVFGTIAIFLVGFLVSSLMKSKT